In Heteronotia binoei isolate CCM8104 ecotype False Entrance Well chromosome 4, APGP_CSIRO_Hbin_v1, whole genome shotgun sequence, a genomic segment contains:
- the LOC132570122 gene encoding uncharacterized protein K02A2.6-like, protein MGEEEEVEKSGRKLPQEEQQRWWQQRAKLQSFLGVLNFYHSFLPHKAALAEPLHRLLDKKAPWVWGKRQAAAFQAVKDVLVSNAVLHHFDEGLPVILACDASPYGVGAVLGHQLPDGREVPVAYYSRTLTPAERNYAQIDKEALAIVAGVRKFHEYLYGRRFTIATDHKPAAHKGCLLWGSRVVIPPPLQRRVLESLHETHLGIVRMKALARSYVWWPGMDGEIESWVRRCQTCQESRPEPPSAPATRWESTRKPWSRLHLDFAGPFQGQIFMIIVDAYTKWLEVIPVGSTSSAAAIRALRRVLSTHGIPDTIVSDNGTAFTSADFQAFLQRYLIRHIRSAPFHPATNGQAERMVRTTKEALG, encoded by the exons ctacaaagcttcttgggggtccttaacttttatcactcattcctcccccacaaggcagccctagcagagccccttcaccgcctactggataaaaaagccccttgggtttggggcaaacgacaagccgccgcgtttcaggctgtcaaggacgttctggtgtccaatgcggtgctccaccattttgacgagggccttcccgtcatcttggcttgcgatgcgtcgccgtatggggtgggagcagtcctggggcaccaactcccggacgggagggaggtgccggtagcgtactactcccgcacactgactccggcagagcgcaattacgcgcagatagacaaggaggctctggcgatcgtggcaggggtccgcaagttccatgagtatctgtacgggcggaggttcaccatagccacggaccacaagccc gcggcccacaaggggtgcctactatggggaagtagggtggtgattccgcccccgctgcaaaggcgtgttctagaatccctccatgagacccacctcggcatagttcgtatgaaggccctggctagaagctacgtctggtggccgggaatggacggggaaatagagagttgggtccgcaggtgccagacgtgccaggagtcgcggcccgagcctcccagcgcccccgccactaggtgggagtccaccaggaaaccatggtcgagactccacctcgacttcgcggggcccttccaggggcagatcttcatgataattgtggacgcctacaccaaatggctcgaggtcatccccgtagggtccacctcgtccgcagccgcaatccgagcattacgcagggtcttaagcacacacggtatcccggacaccatagtctcggacaatgggaccgctttcacgtccgcagacttccaggcgttcctccagcgataccttattaggcacataaggtcggcccccttccacccagccaccaacggtcaggcagagcggatggtccgcaccaccaaggaagccctgggc